A part of Saccopteryx bilineata isolate mSacBil1 chromosome 12, mSacBil1_pri_phased_curated, whole genome shotgun sequence genomic DNA contains:
- the TMEM200A gene encoding transmembrane protein 200A translates to MIATGGVITGLAALKRQDSARSQQHVSLSPSPAAQEQKPVRRRPRADVVVVRGKIRLYSPSGFFLILGVLISIVGIAMAVLGYWPQKEHFIDAETTLTTNATRALQNQSGVVVRFFEQHLHSDKMKMLGPFTMGIGIFIFICANAILHENRDKETKIIHMRDIYSTVIDIHTLRVKEQKLVNGVYTGVYTGVLGDADARQNGSPCASRLAANTVTSFSGFRGSFRMDSSVEEDELGLNENESLGPLRPPLLSDSSVSVFGLCPPPSKTTDENKTGGSKKCETKSIVSSSVSAFTLPVIKLNNCVIDEPSIDNITEDADNLKSRSRNLSMDSLAVPLPSAGASFQPVSMVSMALPRNNSIGEALSSQYKSSVALGPGAGQLLSPGAARRQFGSNTSLHLLSSHSKSLDLDRRPSTLTVVQAEQRKHPSWPRLDRSNSKGYVKLENKEDPMERLLVPQAAIRKDFTNKEKLLMISRSHNNLSFEHDEFLSNNLKRGTSETRF, encoded by the coding sequence ATGATAGCGACCGGGGGAGTGATCACCGGCCTGGCCGCCTTGAAAAGGCAAGACTCCGCCCGATCGCAGCAGCACGTCAGCCTCAGCCCTTCGCCCGCTGCCCAGGAGCAGAAACCGGTCCGGCGCCGGCCGCGGGCTGACGTCGTGGTTGTCCGAGGCAAAATCCGCCTTTATTCCCCCTCTGGTTTTTTCCTCATTTTAGGAGTGCTTATTTCCATTGTAGGCATTGCCATGGCAGTCCTTGGTTATTGGCCCCAAAAAGAACATTTCATTGACGCCGAGACGACGCTGACGACCAACGCGACGCGGGCCCTCCAGAACCAAAGCGGCGTGGTGGTCCGCTTCTTCGAGCAGCATTTACACTCCGACAAGATGAAAATGCTCGGTCCCTTCACCATGGGGATCGGCATTTTCATCTTCATCTGCGCGAACGCCATTCTTCACGAGAACCGTGACAAAGAAACCAAGATCATACACATGCGCGACATCTACTCCACCGTCATCGACATCCACACGCTGCGAGTCAAGGAGCAGAAGCTCGTGAACGGCGTCTACACCGGCGTCTACACCGGCGTGCTGGGGGACGCGGACGCGAGGCAGAACGGGAGCCCCTGTGCCTCCCGGCTGGCGGCCAACACCGTCACCTCCTTCTCGGGCTTCAGGGGCAGTTTCCGGATGGacagctctgtggaagaggaTGAGCTTGGGCTGAATGAAAACGAGAGCCTGGGCCCCCTTAGGCCCCCTTTGCTCTCCGACAGCTCCGTCTCCGTCTTTGGCCTCTGTCCACCTCCTTCCAAGACAACCGATGAGAATAAGACCGGCGGCTCTAAAAAATGTGAAACCAAGTCCATCGTATCGTCATCCGTCAGCGCTTTCACGCTGCCTGTGATCAAACTTAATAACTGTGTCATCGATGAGCCCAGTATAGATAACATCACCGAGGACGCGGACAACCTCAAAAGCAGGTCGCGGAATTTGTCCATGGATTCCCTGGCGGTCCCTCTGCCCAGCGCCGGTGCGTCCTTCCAGCCAGTCAGCATGGTCAGCATGGCGCTCCCGAGGAATAATTCCATTGGGGAGGCGCTGTCCAGTCAGTACAAGTCCTCCGTGGCCCTGGGACCTGGGGCTGGACAGCTCTTGTCTCCTGGGGCGGCTAGAAGACAGTTTGGGTCCAACACATCCTTGCATTTGCTTTCATCCCATTCAAAATCTTTAGACTTAGACCGACGTCCCTCCACCCTCACTGTTGTTCAGGCGGAACAACGGAAACATCCAAGCTGGCCTCGGTTGGATCGAAGCAACAGCAAAGGGTACGTGAAACTAGAGAACAAGGAGGACCCGATGGAGAGGTTGCTTGTGCCCCAGGCTGCCATCAGAAAAGACTTTACCAATAAGGAGAAGCTGCTTATGATTTCAAGATCTCACAATAATTTGAGTTTTGAACATGATGAGTTTTTGAGTAACAACCTAAAGCGGGGAACTTCTGAAACAAGGTtttaa